From the genome of Triticum aestivum cultivar Chinese Spring chromosome 1A, IWGSC CS RefSeq v2.1, whole genome shotgun sequence:
GGCGTCGCGGGTCGTGTCCCCTTCCGGCGAAGGTAGCAGAAGCGGTGGCGGCGGTGTGGAGATGGCGGAGGTAGTGGAGGAGATGGATGCTAGGCGTAGCGACGTcgcggcggcggccgcggtcgGGGAGATAGAGCGCGGAAACAGGGGTGTTGGCTTCGGCTTGGACACCAAGGCCGTCTCGTCTCTGCTTCGCAATGGTTCTACAGGTGATTTTTTCGCCGTTACTTTCATGCTTCGGCTTCGCCATGGTTCTGTTAGGATCACGATTGTACTTATTACTGGACCGGTGTTGTTTCTATGGAGCTGTGTGGATTTTGTTCCGTGTTCATATTAATTGTTGGAATCAGGAAATCTTGgtttatactccctccggtcctttttactctgcatattagaattctctgaagtcaaacttcacaaagtttgaccgtatttatatgaaaaaatatcaacatctgccatGCTAAAGTGATACgatatgaaactttaagtcatgacacatctattgATATTGATTTCAGATTGTCAATGTTGGTACTTTTttatataaagttggtcaaactttacgaagattgacttcagtcaaatgttatatgcgaactaaaaaggaccggagggagtactcctGTAGTAGTGGTAGTTCAGGTAGTTCCATTACGCTGCACTGCTCTTTTTTTTTATGGAAAGTTGACTACAGAAACTAGTACTAGTAGTTTGATTAATGTATAGTAAGGCACAAGCCACTTTATTTCTCTCTGCCTCTTTTAATTTTCTACATCTATGTTGCCATGGGTACTGCTATCATCTATGGTGCCCACAAATTTATCTGTGCATTCCTTTTCAGTAGTTTTCTGTTATTATTAGTAACTGGAACTATGGGGCATGGCCCCTGCGAGTTGCGATGTTTCTGTGTGTTGGTGTATAAATTATGAGATTCTTCAATTTTTAGGTACTTGCTATTGTTTGTTTGGAGTGGAATTCTTCGCAGGTTTCATATCCCAAACATTTTTCTAGAGAATGAAAGCGATCCCCCAAAATATCCATATTTTTCATGTTATGATAATTACTACTCCAAAGGAACTTCACTCCCCATTTTTGTTGTAATTTGCATTTAGGATCCTAATATCTTGAATGCAGAAGCTTAGCCATTTGACTTCTGAGCTGTTTTTTTACACCTAATAGATTCCTTTGGCATCACATGCAAGTTCTATTAGTCAACTCTTTTGCCTAACTAATTTTTTAAAGGAATACACTAACCTACTGCAGTTTATTAAAACAAAGATGTACACAAAGAAAATTAGAAAAAGTTAGATAACCAATCCTTTAGCCCGACGTAAGTATTTCTCTTggttctacgaaacactaaaattaTTTCCTGATTTCCTCCTTGATAGTGTATCTGCAGCAATATAGGCTTGGGGGCACCCCATTGGAAAATAAAAACCATTGGGACACAGTCAGATGTTCCCTGAAACTATTTTTTTTGCTAGGCGCATTCAGTGGGGAACTGGGGATCATCTCTCTGTCTGCGACggttcttgtgtgtgtgtgtgtgtgtgtggcgtgcTGATCGTGGGTCCACACCATTCCCCAATGGTGGTAGCTGGATCCACTATGAACAGATGTACCGTTGGCTTCTCGTACCAATTTACTGTGAAACTTTTCTACATCCAAAGTTAATTCACTTGTTTTAAACTTTTAAGTGATATAGGATTATAGGTAGGCATATATCATTGTGATATTAAGCATGGCCAAAAACCGGTTGCCTCGATTGGATGCCCATCTTGATAACACCACTTGAGTAGAAATACCATTAAAAGGATTCGATGCACTTAAATACCACCAAAGTCTTATACATTTAACGTATTTGTCATGCCGTCAAATGCTGATAGCATTCCATGTGGCgagtgcaaaaaaaaaaaagaaaaaaaaaacattgCCATGCCAAACCAAACCAAGTCCCTTGCCTCTCTCACCCTACGCCAACCGTTGTCCATAGCACTAGAGCCAGGGGAGCAGGAGGAGGCGGATGTGGCTGCAGAGAAAGTTGAGTAGataattagaaggccaatcacttctctcaaaaaggaaaagagaaaaaagaaggaCACTTGCTAGTGGTCTGTGCGTAGATTGAGAAATACCCCTTACCCATTCTCGAAGAAGACTGTATCACATTATTCATATTGAATTCCAAATAATCTAACAGAGAGAAATTCAGGTGGTATCGGTGTTGAAATTCTTCAGTTGGTATTTTGCTAGAGCTTGCATTTATATTTCTAAGGCATAGATAGTCAATTTTCCCCGCTACACTGTATTAATTATTGTTTAAGGTGCTTTGTAGTATAGGCCTAAACCAATGCAGAGGCTGGGGTCACTCCTCTCTGAAAAAAGTATGTGTCTAAGCCATTTTTAGGCAAGTAAAGATCAATTTGTAACAGTGACATAAATGTGATTAATGTTTTGAGCTCTCGGTACTCATTGTAACTCATGCTTGTGAACATCCTGCAGGCAGTGATATGGTGGACCAGAAATTGAGCCTTATCCAAGTGGCAAGCCTCATAGAGTCATCTGCAAAGAGAGGGACTACGGAGCTCAATCTCCGAGGGAAGCTGGTAGACCAAATCGAGTGGCTCCCCGTTTCACTTGGGAAGTTGCAAGATGTTACTGAGCTTGATATATCTGAGAACAGGATCATGGCACTCCCATCAACAGTTGGTAGCCTTAGATACTTGACAAAGCTTGACATCCACTCAAACCAGTTGATCAATCTGCCTGATACATTTGGGGAACTATCTAGCTTAATTGATCTTGATTTGCATGCAAACCAGCTGAAGTCTCTTCCGGCATCATTTGGAAATCTCACAAGCCTAGCAAACCTTGACCTGAGCTCGAATCAGTTCAAGATACTGCCAGACTGTATAGGAAAATTAATGAACTTGAGAAGATTAATAGCTGAGACGAATGAGCTTGAGGAGCTACCCTATACTATAGGGTCTTGCATATCTCTTGTGGAACTTAGATTGGACTTCAATCAGTTAAAAGCCCTTCCAGAAGGTATTGGGAAGTTGGAAAAGCTAGAAATTCTCACATTGCACTATAACAGAATCAAAGGTCTGCCTACAACAATTGGTTCGCTTACCAGACTGAGAGAGCTGGATGTCAGTTTCAATGAAGTTGAAGGAATCCCTGAGAGCATTTGCTTTGCGACTAGCCTTGTAAAGTTAAATGTCAGCAGGAACTTTGCTGATTTAAGAGCACTACCAAGATCAATAGGAAATCttgagatgcttgaggagttggaCATCAGCAGCAACCAGATAAGAATGCTGCCAGATTCATTCGAGTTCCTTGCAAAGCTTCGTGTATTTCACGCCGACGAGACTCCGCTAGAAGTACCACCAAGAGAAGTTATCAAGTTAGGGGCTCTGGTGTGTATTTATTGTCGCTCTGCTATAAGTTAATAGTAACTTTACTCCTTAGATAACTGAATGATGTTTTCTTTTGCGTGTCAGGCGGTGGTCCAGTATGTGGCTGATATGGTTGCTTCAAGAGGAGCAAGCCAGAAGAAAACAGACGGGACAAGCTTCTGGGCCTGGTTCCGCTCACTGTTTGGTTGCTGCAAAAAAGATGAAGAACTGGGATTGGTTCCAGCTTAGCTGAAGCATTTCGTCTGTATGTATGTATCATCATGATTTGTTCATGTCCCAGGTCAGCAATGAAAGGAAGGTTGCCCTTCATGTTGATTCTTTGCATTCTTCCTACGTTTGTGGTTTGTGTGTGTATGTGTAGTTTTCTTGTAAAGGTTCACCACTAGTTCTTTCTTCAAGAACTAGTCATATTTACTTCTGTGTGTAACTCCACCTGTATTATGAGATAGCATATGACCCTCAATTACATTAAACATGTCTATCTGAAATTTGTATGCGATCTGTCTTAAGTACTAGTCCTGATGCACTCTTTTCCTTCCATATTAAGATGTTCAGTGTCTTACAAATAAGTACTGCATGATCGTGTCAACTGTTATCTATAAGTTGTAGATCCGTGAGTATTCTCTAAGGCAAGAGATGACAATGATGATATTCATGTAAATGATTATGATTCATAACATACCCTGGCTAAT
Proteins encoded in this window:
- the LOC123049952 gene encoding plant intracellular Ras-group-related LRR protein 5, with product MAVAAATADVVEELTRVYRELPPRPAVEEVEAAAAVLASADAEEEARLADVAREEAARLREAEGVPGELLAVLREARRAAVRLRALQQRKEAAHVVELERRFKVLDGLIQRASRVVSPSGEGSRSGGGGVEMAEVVEEMDARRSDVAAAAAVGEIERGNRGVGFGLDTKAVSSLLRNGSTGSDMVDQKLSLIQVASLIESSAKRGTTELNLRGKLVDQIEWLPVSLGKLQDVTELDISENRIMALPSTVGSLRYLTKLDIHSNQLINLPDTFGELSSLIDLDLHANQLKSLPASFGNLTSLANLDLSSNQFKILPDCIGKLMNLRRLIAETNELEELPYTIGSCISLVELRLDFNQLKALPEGIGKLEKLEILTLHYNRIKGLPTTIGSLTRLRELDVSFNEVEGIPESICFATSLVKLNVSRNFADLRALPRSIGNLEMLEELDISSNQIRMLPDSFEFLAKLRVFHADETPLEVPPREVIKLGALAVVQYVADMVASRGASQKKTDGTSFWAWFRSLFGCCKKDEELGLVPA